From Dethiobacter alkaliphilus AHT 1, one genomic window encodes:
- the pssA gene encoding CDP-diacylglycerol--serine O-phosphatidyltransferase: MNKKKIPNIVTLANLALGTLALIHTIQYRCNLAAILILICAILDGMDGKLARRLNAVSAFGKELDSLADLVSFGVAPALLVYVVSLSQLSLFDILVTLAFVLCGAIRLARFNVSQPRKYFTGVPITIAGSILAGTILIHHFFALPLLVFPLIMISMSYLMVSKFKVPCWK; encoded by the coding sequence ATGAATAAGAAAAAGATCCCCAATATCGTAACATTAGCAAACTTGGCTCTGGGAACACTGGCTTTAATTCATACCATACAATATCGTTGTAATTTAGCAGCTATTTTAATTCTGATTTGTGCCATCTTAGACGGTATGGACGGCAAACTGGCCCGCAGGCTAAATGCAGTCTCTGCTTTTGGCAAGGAGCTGGATTCCCTGGCCGATCTGGTTTCTTTTGGGGTGGCGCCCGCTTTGTTGGTCTATGTTGTGTCTTTAAGCCAACTAAGTCTCTTTGACATCCTCGTAACGCTGGCTTTTGTTTTATGCGGTGCAATTCGCCTGGCCCGGTTTAACGTCTCTCAACCCAGAAAATATTTTACCGGCGTACCGATTACCATTGCAGGATCCATACTTGCCGGCACAATTCTGATCCATCATTTTTTTGCCTTGCCTTTACTTGTCTTCCCCCTTATAATGATTAGTATGTCATATCTGATGGTCAGTAAGTTTAAAGTCCCTTGTTGGAAATAG
- a CDS encoding FeoA family protein, with protein MPLNKVKKATSCVIEQLPDIKLLNALGLREGVTVRVVTSQPFGGPIVVQLGKSSIAVARGVAEQIEVKEVL; from the coding sequence ATGCCATTAAACAAAGTTAAGAAGGCAACCAGTTGTGTCATTGAGCAGTTACCTGATATCAAATTACTTAACGCCCTTGGCCTGCGGGAAGGCGTAACAGTTCGTGTAGTTACCAGTCAGCCCTTTGGCGGCCCTATTGTAGTTCAATTGGGCAAAAGCAGTATCGCCGTTGCCCGGGGTGTGGCAGAACAGATTGAAGTAAAAGAGGTGCTCTAA
- a CDS encoding DUF4198 domain-containing protein — translation MSRWLRCGLLAILMVFLLSGSLVAHEIILNVSQDGAVGEEATIEFTLGHFPDDYDYEHDFFQRFADGQLFVIDPDGDETELQFKRETDRYTATFTPLQEGLHWVVANIPRGVLDRTPDDGLQLRFYDAKTPLFVGEQYQGELSQTMLPVEMVGARLPLLQVNEEFAAQLHYDGEPIAGQTVLLVSPTEVAMEVTTDEDGSWSFTPIESGRWMIKTTLMDTTRQGEYQGEEYDRTRYNSALYLDVLEAGAMPVNTASDTINVYIIIALIVVLGGGAWLLFSARRKA, via the coding sequence ATGAGCAGGTGGTTAAGATGTGGCTTGTTGGCAATATTGATGGTATTTCTTTTGAGCGGAAGTCTAGTTGCGCATGAAATTATTTTAAATGTTTCCCAGGACGGGGCTGTCGGTGAAGAAGCAACAATCGAGTTTACATTAGGTCATTTTCCCGATGATTATGATTATGAACATGATTTTTTTCAGCGGTTTGCTGACGGGCAGCTTTTTGTTATTGATCCAGACGGAGATGAAACAGAACTGCAGTTTAAACGGGAAACAGACCGATACACGGCCACATTTACGCCGCTGCAGGAAGGGCTACATTGGGTTGTGGCAAATATACCGCGTGGGGTGTTGGACCGTACGCCCGACGACGGACTTCAGCTTCGCTTCTATGATGCCAAAACGCCACTTTTTGTAGGAGAGCAATACCAAGGAGAACTTTCCCAAACCATGTTACCGGTGGAAATGGTCGGTGCACGGCTTCCGCTACTTCAGGTTAACGAGGAATTTGCCGCGCAATTGCATTACGACGGCGAACCCATAGCCGGACAAACCGTTTTATTGGTCAGCCCCACAGAGGTGGCAATGGAAGTGACAACGGATGAAGACGGCAGCTGGTCGTTTACCCCAATTGAAAGCGGTCGCTGGATGATTAAAACAACACTTATGGACACCACCCGCCAGGGAGAGTACCAGGGGGAAGAATATGACCGCACCCGTTACAATTCCGCGCTTTACCTGGATGTACTGGAGGCCGGTGCCATGCCTGTGAATACCGCTTCAGACACCATAAATGTCTATATTATTATTGCGCTGATTGTTGTTTTGGGTGGCGGTGCCTGGCTGCTTTTTTCAGCCCGGCGCAAAGCATAA
- a CDS encoding DUF4198 domain-containing protein, with protein MKKAVLITVVCLMVLMLGSMASAHELWIEVEHMPVADELRVDVSWGHIRDFYDPANVETFSLFVRYPNGQTEELELEAAGVQGRAFVVPQEEGEYVFWAVRAPGTYTPGDGITRLSVQLAKTVFVVGDGPATSTEPTDLFFEIIPDADINSITTGTFSGQALLEGEPVADATVSAYGPDEAIVESETAADGTFSVDLSTPGTWLVKVSFETDEGSTVEGTDYEKTGRTTTLVVEIPGEEAVAATAPAAQEAPAANDGSTTNMILAFIVGVLLGGAVSLFFASKKSNA; from the coding sequence ATGAAAAAAGCAGTACTTATTACAGTTGTTTGTCTGATGGTTTTAATGTTAGGATCCATGGCTTCTGCCCATGAACTGTGGATTGAAGTAGAACATATGCCGGTTGCCGATGAACTGCGTGTGGACGTTTCCTGGGGACATATCAGGGATTTTTATGATCCTGCCAATGTGGAAACTTTTTCTTTGTTTGTAAGATACCCTAACGGTCAAACTGAGGAACTGGAACTGGAAGCCGCAGGGGTACAGGGCAGGGCGTTTGTAGTTCCCCAGGAAGAAGGGGAGTACGTGTTTTGGGCAGTGCGTGCACCGGGCACTTATACCCCCGGTGATGGTATTACCCGTTTAAGCGTCCAACTGGCTAAAACCGTATTTGTTGTGGGAGATGGCCCCGCCACTTCCACCGAACCTACTGATTTGTTTTTTGAAATCATTCCCGATGCAGACATTAACTCAATTACAACCGGCACTTTCAGTGGCCAGGCATTGCTGGAAGGCGAGCCGGTGGCAGACGCCACAGTTTCCGCATATGGCCCAGACGAAGCTATCGTAGAAAGTGAAACTGCAGCTGACGGTACATTCAGCGTTGACCTTTCCACACCCGGTACATGGCTTGTAAAAGTCAGTTTTGAAACCGATGAGGGCAGTACAGTGGAAGGTACTGATTACGAAAAAACCGGTAGAACAACCACACTTGTGGTTGAAATCCCCGGTGAAGAAGCAGTGGCCGCCACAGCTCCCGCTGCTCAAGAGGCACCTGCAGCAAACGACGGCTCCACCACCAACATGATTCTGGCCTTTATTGTCGGTGTTTTGTTGGGCGGAGCAGTATCACTGTTCTTTGCCAGCAAAAAATCAAACGCATAA
- a CDS encoding ferrous iron transporter B, protein MQCHGNEEKLHNLCHQMRILLMGNPNVGKSVIFSKLTGREVLAANYAGTTVTYTQGKVNFKGQEAVLIDVPGTYSLEATSCAEEVAVDFLQQGAHVVICVLDATNLERNLNLALQLQEFGLPIVFALNLLDVAERKGITIDVAALEKELDAPVIPTVAIRNVGLRELLEQAYGLAEACCAGEKKVAMTQGERWQEVGRIAENVQRVEHRHPTFWEKLGDQMIMPFPGLPIAVLVMAAALGVVVGGGKALRSLLLLPLINDLYMPFIYRVISGFVPEGMLRNVLVGEYGVLIKGIEWPFALILPYVFLFYIVLSFLEDSGYLPRLAVLVDGVLARIGIQGGNIIPIFMGYGCAVPAILGTRAATTFKERLIVTSLVSLAIPCVSQTAAFIALLGAQSALVLVLVYLISMGSIIFGGMILNRMIPGKTDPILLEVPNLLKPDRKALINKITIRTRHFLMEAEIPMLLGIGVAALVAETGFLAYVSVYAEPLVAGWLGLPGEITLSLILGIVRRELAVLPMLEMDLTTLQLLVGSVVALFYLPCISVLGVLVKEFGLKLAVSISLATIVAALFFGGLINQVVSLFV, encoded by the coding sequence TTGCAATGTCACGGAAACGAAGAGAAGCTACATAACTTATGCCATCAAATGAGAATCCTTCTCATGGGTAATCCCAACGTAGGAAAAAGTGTAATCTTTTCCAAGCTAACCGGCAGAGAGGTCCTGGCCGCAAATTATGCCGGGACCACTGTTACGTATACTCAGGGAAAAGTGAACTTTAAGGGACAGGAAGCTGTTCTAATTGATGTGCCGGGAACGTACTCACTGGAGGCCACCTCTTGCGCAGAAGAAGTGGCAGTTGACTTTTTGCAGCAGGGCGCCCATGTGGTAATTTGTGTTTTGGACGCCACAAACCTGGAACGCAACCTAAATCTGGCCCTGCAGCTGCAGGAGTTTGGTCTACCCATTGTCTTTGCCCTTAATTTGTTGGACGTTGCCGAGCGCAAAGGAATTACCATTGATGTGGCCGCCCTGGAAAAAGAACTGGATGCTCCGGTAATCCCCACGGTGGCTATCCGCAATGTAGGCCTAAGAGAGCTCCTGGAGCAGGCCTATGGCCTGGCTGAAGCCTGCTGTGCCGGAGAGAAGAAAGTGGCCATGACTCAGGGAGAACGGTGGCAGGAAGTAGGGCGTATAGCAGAAAACGTCCAGCGCGTTGAGCACCGCCACCCCACGTTCTGGGAAAAGCTTGGCGATCAGATGATCATGCCTTTTCCCGGCCTGCCCATAGCTGTACTGGTTATGGCAGCCGCCCTGGGCGTGGTGGTCGGTGGTGGGAAGGCGCTGCGCAGCCTATTATTGCTGCCCTTGATAAATGACCTGTATATGCCCTTTATTTACCGGGTTATTTCCGGATTCGTGCCTGAGGGCATGTTGCGTAACGTTTTGGTTGGCGAGTACGGAGTATTAATTAAAGGGATAGAATGGCCTTTTGCTCTTATCCTTCCTTATGTATTCCTGTTTTATATTGTCCTTTCATTTCTGGAAGACAGCGGCTATCTGCCGCGTCTGGCTGTTTTGGTAGACGGCGTGTTAGCGCGCATAGGTATTCAGGGGGGTAATATCATTCCAATTTTTATGGGCTACGGCTGTGCCGTTCCCGCCATCCTGGGTACCCGGGCAGCCACCACCTTTAAAGAACGCTTAATTGTAACTTCACTTGTTTCCCTTGCTATCCCGTGCGTATCACAAACCGCAGCTTTTATCGCCCTTTTAGGCGCCCAATCTGCCCTGGTTCTGGTGCTGGTTTATTTGATCTCCATGGGTTCCATCATCTTTGGCGGCATGATATTAAACCGAATGATTCCCGGTAAAACTGATCCGATTCTCCTGGAGGTTCCCAACCTTCTAAAGCCGGACCGCAAAGCTCTGATTAATAAAATTACCATCCGTACCCGGCACTTTCTGATGGAAGCGGAAATCCCCATGCTGCTTGGAATTGGCGTTGCCGCTCTGGTGGCGGAGACCGGTTTCCTGGCTTATGTCAGCGTCTATGCTGAACCGCTGGTTGCCGGTTGGCTCGGCCTGCCCGGTGAGATTACGCTTTCACTGATCCTTGGCATTGTCCGCCGTGAACTGGCGGTTCTGCCCATGCTGGAAATGGACTTAACCACCTTGCAGCTACTTGTTGGCTCTGTTGTGGCCTTATTCTATCTCCCATGTATCTCGGTACTTGGCGTCTTGGTAAAAGAATTTGGCCTGAAACTGGCTGTTTCCATTAGCCTTGCTACCATTGTGGCGGCACTGTTTTTTGGCGGTCTAATAAATCAGGTGGTTAGTTTGTTTGTTTAA
- a CDS encoding lysylphosphatidylglycerol synthase transmembrane domain-containing protein, translating into MLLPLAGILAVICLLWFADIDQIGMHLSMVKSSTVIYACLLQLLTIFLINLQWKKAGEAIGQNIPLQKILYVNMAGAFVESVTPAVKTGGEVTKAYLFRSQMGLTSGQAVAMVSLQKAASIFTFVLINIIGMVWYLNLYGVHGHQGTVLLISLAFLLLVLALVLGLVFAPQRLIAVLCCLPLVKKARHKLTAFAESLHHCLQQALVQRRKMLGFIFLSVLVWAFFACKAYLISHALHLQASFLQIAVITYFAYMVAMVPLLPGGLGSFEGSMLFLLAPIGVPLAQGLTMALVLRFVTFWFVFILSAAYLGIYTLSQRLVPHYR; encoded by the coding sequence ATGTTGCTTCCTTTAGCTGGTATCTTGGCCGTTATCTGCCTGCTTTGGTTTGCTGATATCGACCAAATCGGTATGCACCTCAGTATGGTAAAAAGCAGTACTGTTATCTACGCCTGCCTTCTGCAACTGCTTACCATTTTCCTGATTAATCTCCAGTGGAAAAAAGCAGGAGAGGCTATCGGGCAAAATATTCCCTTACAAAAAATCCTTTACGTCAATATGGCCGGAGCTTTTGTGGAAAGCGTCACCCCTGCTGTAAAAACCGGTGGAGAGGTAACCAAAGCATATTTATTCCGCTCACAAATGGGACTAACCTCCGGGCAGGCGGTGGCAATGGTAAGCTTACAAAAAGCGGCCAGTATCTTTACTTTTGTCCTAATTAATATCATAGGTATGGTTTGGTATTTAAATCTTTACGGTGTACACGGCCATCAGGGAACAGTTCTGTTGATTAGCCTGGCTTTTCTGCTCTTGGTTCTGGCACTTGTCCTGGGCTTGGTTTTTGCCCCGCAGCGATTAATCGCCGTGTTATGTTGTTTGCCTTTAGTTAAAAAAGCAAGGCACAAGCTGACTGCATTTGCCGAGTCATTGCATCATTGTTTGCAGCAGGCTCTTGTACAACGCAGGAAGATGTTGGGCTTCATTTTTCTCTCCGTCCTTGTGTGGGCTTTTTTTGCCTGTAAGGCCTACCTCATTTCTCATGCCTTGCATCTGCAGGCGAGTTTTCTCCAAATTGCAGTTATTACTTACTTTGCCTATATGGTAGCCATGGTGCCGCTTCTACCGGGAGGGCTTGGCTCTTTTGAGGGCAGTATGTTGTTTCTGTTGGCTCCAATTGGTGTCCCGTTGGCTCAGGGACTGACCATGGCACTTGTTTTGCGGTTTGTGACATTTTGGTTTGTGTTTATCCTCAGCGCCGCCTACCTGGGGATCTATACCCTGTCGCAGCGTCTGGTGCCGCATTATCGTTAA
- a CDS encoding SAM-dependent methyltransferase, producing MHPRVKVTRTIEKAGAMFPCLIGLYGLYYNRLVEQEVAAAQISAGDRVLCIGGGPLPYTALRIHTLTGAHVTVMDNDRSAVEMASRLVEKMGLANKLSVRFSDGQGVNAADFSVVHIALQVSPREQVLENIRTTAPKGVRVLMRSPAEAGAGQLARRWLVNRVKQRRVAVDTTFVLRSKPEVVL from the coding sequence ATGCATCCCAGAGTAAAGGTTACCCGGACAATTGAAAAAGCAGGTGCCATGTTTCCCTGCCTTATCGGACTGTACGGCTTATACTATAACCGTTTGGTTGAGCAGGAAGTGGCGGCTGCCCAAATTTCCGCCGGTGACCGTGTTCTCTGTATAGGTGGTGGGCCGCTGCCCTATACGGCGCTGCGTATCCACACTCTTACCGGAGCACATGTAACCGTGATGGATAACGACCGAAGTGCGGTGGAGATGGCTTCCCGTTTGGTGGAAAAAATGGGCCTGGCAAATAAGTTGTCGGTCCGGTTCTCCGATGGCCAAGGCGTAAATGCAGCAGATTTTTCTGTCGTACATATAGCCTTACAGGTTTCTCCCAGAGAGCAGGTTCTGGAAAACATCCGGACAACGGCTCCCAAAGGAGTCCGGGTATTGATGCGCAGTCCCGCTGAAGCGGGAGCGGGGCAGCTTGCCAGGCGTTGGTTGGTTAACCGCGTTAAGCAGCGGCGGGTAGCAGTGGACACAACTTTTGTGCTCAGGTCAAAACCGGAGGTGGTACTGTGA
- a CDS encoding energy-coupling factor ABC transporter permease yields MAHIQEGVISGSLAAYGLVLSGALSVVTGTRFKMNNVPKVAMVTAAVFCASLLHFPLMGTSVHFTFVGLAGILLGPAAFLSVAVAVFFQMLLFQHGGVSTLGVNAFNIGMAALAGYYIFRLRYLFPKWRHSVTTFAFLAGFVAAIIMVFLLSATLLLTGFPFASVVVIFLSHTPVMLGEGLVAGFLAVALQKNKGASLLHD; encoded by the coding sequence ATGGCACATATTCAGGAAGGCGTTATCAGCGGGTCTCTTGCTGCGTATGGCCTGGTTCTTTCAGGAGCGTTATCTGTGGTTACAGGGACCAGGTTCAAGATGAATAATGTTCCTAAAGTGGCAATGGTGACGGCCGCAGTGTTTTGCGCTTCGTTACTTCACTTTCCACTGATGGGAACATCGGTGCACTTCACTTTTGTAGGGTTGGCCGGTATACTGTTAGGTCCGGCAGCCTTTCTGTCCGTGGCAGTAGCTGTATTTTTTCAAATGCTTCTGTTTCAGCATGGGGGCGTCAGTACACTTGGAGTAAACGCCTTTAATATTGGTATGGCTGCGCTAGCCGGGTATTATATTTTTCGCTTGCGCTATCTTTTCCCAAAATGGCGGCATAGTGTAACCACGTTTGCCTTTTTGGCAGGTTTTGTTGCTGCAATCATTATGGTTTTTCTGTTGTCTGCTACGCTATTGTTGACAGGGTTTCCATTTGCCAGTGTTGTGGTTATCTTTTTATCCCATACTCCTGTAATGTTGGGTGAAGGGCTTGTTGCAGGCTTTCTGGCAGTCGCTTTGCAAAAAAATAAGGGAGCGTCCCTGTTACATGATTAA
- a CDS encoding RNA-guided endonuclease TnpB family protein produces MIKAFKYRLYPNKEQDILLQKTFGCVRFIYNQMLANRMAVYEQYRDNKEALKQQKYALPADYKKRYPWLKEVDSLALANAQLNLNAAYRNFYRDPSIGFPNFKSKHKSKKSYTTNNQKGTIRLIDSKTIRLPKLKNVHIKLHRQLPKNAVIKSATISQKATGKYEISILVEWEAAIKPVAPTIESTIGLDYSSGSLFVDSQASSPEYPKFYRLAEARLKKEQSKLSRRKKGSKNREKQRQIVAKLHEKVVNQRKDFLHNVSRKIANNYDAVVIEDLNLQYMAQGLNLAKSTNDNGFGMLKRFLQYKLAEQGKQLITIDKWYPSSKLCHCCGEKNNQLSLSERTWTCQRCGTTLDRDVNAAINIKLEGCRILGIA; encoded by the coding sequence ATGATAAAAGCTTTCAAGTATCGCCTCTATCCTAATAAAGAGCAAGATATATTACTGCAAAAAACATTTGGTTGTGTACGTTTTATCTACAACCAGATGCTTGCAAACCGTATGGCCGTCTATGAGCAGTACAGAGATAATAAAGAAGCTCTAAAACAACAGAAATATGCCCTGCCTGCAGATTATAAAAAGAGATATCCCTGGCTGAAAGAAGTAGACAGTCTGGCACTGGCTAACGCTCAACTCAATCTAAATGCAGCCTATAGAAACTTTTATCGAGACCCCTCAATAGGATTTCCAAACTTCAAAAGCAAACACAAAAGCAAAAAATCATACACAACAAACAATCAAAAGGGAACAATTCGATTGATTGACAGTAAAACGATACGACTGCCAAAACTAAAAAATGTCCATATCAAACTCCACCGGCAGTTACCAAAAAATGCAGTAATAAAATCGGCAACTATTAGTCAAAAGGCAACAGGAAAGTATGAAATCTCTATCTTAGTTGAGTGGGAAGCGGCAATTAAGCCAGTTGCCCCTACAATAGAATCAACGATAGGTTTGGACTATTCTTCTGGGTCACTGTTTGTCGATAGCCAAGCAAGCAGTCCGGAATATCCAAAATTCTATCGTCTGGCAGAAGCCAGATTAAAAAAAGAACAGAGTAAATTATCAAGAAGAAAAAAGGGCAGCAAAAACAGAGAAAAGCAAAGACAAATTGTAGCCAAACTTCATGAAAAAGTAGTAAACCAGCGCAAAGACTTCCTGCATAACGTATCCAGAAAAATTGCAAACAATTATGACGCAGTTGTAATTGAAGATCTGAACTTACAATACATGGCTCAGGGATTAAACCTGGCAAAATCAACAAACGATAACGGGTTTGGCATGCTGAAACGATTTCTGCAATATAAGCTGGCAGAGCAGGGTAAACAACTGATAACCATAGATAAATGGTACCCCTCAAGTAAGCTTTGCCATTGTTGCGGAGAAAAAAATAACCAGCTATCTCTAAGTGAACGGACATGGACATGCCAACGATGTGGAACCACCTTAGATCGAGACGTAAACGCCGCCATCAATATAAAGCTTGAAGGATGCAGAATACTTGGTATTGCCTAG
- a CDS encoding RNA polymerase sigma factor, with amino-acid sequence MSNYERMLFEQNYNHVKKLMVIYCCNTQQAEDFTQEAFYRACDVLPPPVRGGGFLGRIS; translated from the coding sequence ATGAGTAATTATGAAAGAATGCTTTTTGAGCAGAACTACAACCACGTAAAAAAACTCATGGTTATATATTGCTGCAATACACAGCAGGCCGAGGATTTTACCCAGGAGGCCTTTTACCGCGCTTGTGACGTACTCCCACCACCTGTAAGAGGTGGGGGCTTCTTGGGACGTATCAGCTAG